Within the Candidatus Omnitrophota bacterium genome, the region GCGACGGGCCTGGTCTTCGTGCCCACGAAACCGGAAACCCCGGGTGTGTTCTGTATCAAGTACCATGTCTTGTCATTAAGCTCCATCTCTATGAGCAGATACCCCGGGAAAAATTTCCTCTCGGTGATCTTCTTCTCTCCTTCCCTTACTTCCGCCACCTTCTCGGTGGGGATGAGAACGTTCTTGATGAACTTTTTCTTTTCGGGTTCGCTCTCCAGCTGGTTCTCAAGTGATTTCTTAACCACGCTTTCTTTGCCAGTGAGCGTATGAACTACATACCATTTCATAGCCATGATCAGAAGACC harbors:
- the nusG gene encoding transcription termination/antitermination factor NusG, with amino-acid sequence MAMKWYVVHTLTGKESVVKKSLENQLESEPEKKKFIKNVLIPTEKVAEVREGEKKITERKFFPGYLLIEMELNDKTWYLIQNTPGVSGFVGTKTRPVALEDDEVEEILKQTQEAKEKPVPKVLFAQGESVRVKDGPFKNFTGTIEETNLEKGKIKVMISIFGRPTPVELEAWQIEKM